Proteins co-encoded in one Prunus persica cultivar Lovell chromosome G6, Prunus_persica_NCBIv2, whole genome shotgun sequence genomic window:
- the LOC18771982 gene encoding protein transport protein Sec61 subunit beta, whose amino-acid sequence MARGTSQSQTTASSSTSRPGVMAPRGSAAATAGMRRRRIGGSTSSGSVGGGGGGSGAGNNMLRFYTDDAPGLKITPTVVLVMSLCFIGFVTALHVFGKLYLHRSGGGA is encoded by the coding sequence ATGGCTCGAGGCACATCTCAGTCCCAAACGACGGCGTCCTCCTCCACCTCACGCCCCGGCGTAATGGCTCCCCGCGGCTCTGCCGCCGCTACGGCCGGAATGCGCCGCCGTCGCATAGGAGGCTCTACCAGCTCCGGCAGCGTCGGCGGAGGCGGAGGCGGGTCTGGTGCTGGCAACAACATGCTCAGGTTCTACACAGATGACGCTCCTGGATTGAAGATCACGCCGACTGTTGTTCTCGTCATGAGCCTTTGCTTCATCGGCTTCGTTACGGCTCTTCATGTGTTCGGCAAGCTCTATCTCCACCGATCCGGTGGTGGAGCTTGA
- the LOC18773580 gene encoding MLO-like protein 6 — MAAATSGRSLEQTPTWAVAVVCFVLVLISIIIEHLIELVAKWLKKKHKRALHEALEKVKSELMLLGFISLLLTVGQGPISNICISEKLGNTWHPCGKKQETKMNKDKDTEHDDETPSRRLLSLFNQSDVGVRRVLAAAGTDKCAAKGKVPFISADGIHQLHIFIFVLAVFHILYCILTMALGRAKMRSWKRWEKETRTAEYQFSHDPERFRFARDTSFGRRHLSYWTQTPLLMWIVCFFRQFVRSVPKVDYLTLRHGFIMAHLAPQSHQKFNFQKYINRSLEEDFKVVVGISPPIWFFAVIFLLFNTHGWYSYLWLPFIPLIIILLVGTKLQVIITKMGIRIQERGEVVKGVPVVQPGDDLFWFNRPRLILYLINFVLFQNAFQLAFFAWSWYEFSLKSCFHEHIEDIIIRVSMGILIQILCSYVTLPLYALVTQMGSTMKPTIFNERVAAALRNWHHTARKHIKHNKGSVTPMSSRPATPSHHMSPIHLLRNYRSEVDSFYNSPRRSNFEGERWDTESPSPSHRLHVDGTSSSHHHQIELGNVEHERDVDVNEPNSVHAAPTTTITSQLARTQHEISMGRTKDFSFDNRQSI; from the exons ATGGCAGCCGCAACCTCAGGAAGATCATTAGAGCAAACGCCGACATGGGCTGTTGCCGTagtctgttttgttttggtcttAATTTCAATCATCATTGAGCACTTAATCGAACTCGTAGCAAAG TGGTTGAAGAAGAAACACAAAAGAGCTCTCCATGAAGCTCTAGAAAAGGTCAAATCAG AGCTCATGCTTTTGGGGTTCATATCCTTGCTCCTAACAGTAGGACAAGGCCCCATATCAAACATTTGCATATCAGAGAAACTTGGCAACACTTGGCATCCTTGTGGCaagaagcaagaaaccaaaatgAACAAGGACAAGGATACAGAGCATGACGATGAAACCCCAAGTAGGAGATTACTCTCACTGTTCAATCAGTCTGATGTTGGCGTACGCCGCGTTTTGGCGGCTGCTGGCACCGACAAATGTGCAGCAAAG GGGAAAGTTCCATTTATATCCGCGGATGGTATTCATCAACTGCATATTTTTATCTTCGTGTTGGCCGTTTTCCATATCCTTTATTGCATCCTCACCATGGCTTTAGGAAGAGCCAAG ATGAGAAGCTGGAAGCGGTGggaaaaggaaacaagaaCAGCTGAATATCAATTCTCGCATG ACCCAGAGAGGTTCAGGTTTGCAAGGGACACATCTTTTGGGAGGAGGCATTTAAGCTACTGGACCCAAACACCTTTACTCATGTGGATA GTTTGTTTTTTCAGACAATTTGTTAGGTCGGTTCCTAAAGTTGATTACTTAACCCTGCGGCATGGGTTTATCATG GCACATTTAGCACCCCAAAGCCATCAGaaattcaatttccaaaaataCATAAACAGATCCCTTGAAGAGGATTTCAAGGTGGTTGTGGGAATCAG CCCTCCAATTTGGTTCTTTGCTGTGATATTTCTACTCTTCAATACTCACG GATGGTATTCTTATCTTTGGCTACCCTTTATCCCATTGATT ATCATTCTCTTGGTGGGGACCAAGCTACAGGTGATCATAACCAAAATGGGTATTAGAATCCAAGAAAGAGGAGAGGTGGTGAAGGGGGTTCCGGTGGTTCAACCTGGTGATGACCTCTTCTGGTTCAACCGGCCTCGCCTCATTCTCTATCTCATcaactttgttctctttcag AACGCCTTCCAGCTTGCTTTCTTTGCATGGAGTTGG tATGAATTTAGTTTGAAATCTTGCTTCCATGAGCACATTGAGGACATAATCATCAGAGTTTCAATGGG GATCCTTATACAGATTCTGTGCAGTTATGTCACTCTCCCGCTCTATGCCCTTGTCACACAG ATGGGTTCAACCATGAAGCCGACCATATTCAATGAAAGAGTAGCCGCTGCCCTACGCAACTGGCATCACACGGCAAGGAAGCACATAAAGCATAACAAAGGGTCCGTGACCCCAATGTCTAGTAGGCCAGCCACCCCATCCCACCACATGTCCCCTATCCACCTCCTCCGGAATTATCGAAGTGAGGTGGACAGCTTCTACAACTCACCACGAAGATCAAACTTCGAGGGTGAACGTTGGGACACGGAGTCACCCTCCCCGTCACACCGCCTCCATGTGGATGGTACTTCATCCTCCCACCATCACCAAATCGAATTGGGAAATGTAGAGCATGAGAGGGATGTTGATGTCAACGAACCAAACTCGGTTCATGCAGCTCCTACCACAACAATAACCAGTCAACTGGCTCGAACCCAACATGAAATTAGTATGGGACGGACCAAAGACTTCTCGTTTGACAATAGGCAAAGTATATAA